The following proteins come from a genomic window of Rutidosis leptorrhynchoides isolate AG116_Rl617_1_P2 chromosome 10, CSIRO_AGI_Rlap_v1, whole genome shotgun sequence:
- the LOC139871178 gene encoding transcription factor bHLH95-like — protein sequence MAKEVSYDEDLMEFLATDEMTLMAHGGDVENHGFLNMNTNQQPHNSDDMEGLTDEKGEKKLARMYDTLRAFLPQLSPKVGRIKLVDEVLDYIKSLEQTVENLERKKLEMVQGAFNCANANFTPPPSVSIASQNLGTNSRYGNKCTTMDNLGTNSIVFKSLTSSSSNVVVHVCDSEAHINICCLKKPGLMSSVCHILVKNNLDVVTANISSDDANTIIVIHVRVDNNHINIPRELAGEVLYEEIYKKVANEIMLIVNNGVTE from the exons ATGGCTAAAGAGGTAAGCTATGATGAGGATTTAATGGAATTTTTAGCGACTGATGAAATGACATTAATGGCTCATGGTGGCGACGTAGAAAATCATGGCTTCTTGAATATGAACACGAACCAGCAGCCACACAATAGTGATGATATGGAAGGATTGACCGATGAAAAAGGTGaaaagaagttagcacgaatgtatgaCACTCTCCGTGCCTTTCTCCCCCAACTCTCACCTAAG GTGGGCAGAATCAAGTTAGTGGATGAGGTCTTAGATTATATAAAATCCCTCGAGCAAACAGTAGAAAATCTTGAAAGAAAGAAGCTAGAAATGGTTCAAGGTGCGTTCAACTGCGCAAATGCGAATTTTACACCCCCTCCATCTGTCTCAATAGCTAGCCAAAACTTGGGTACCAATTCAAGGTACGGCAACAAGTGTACCACAATGGACAACTTGGGTACCAATTCAATTGTTTTTAAAAGTTTAACATCATCGTCATCTAATGTTGTGGTACATGTCTGCGACTCTGAAGCGCATATCAACATTTGTTGCTTGAAAAAGCCCGGTCTAATGTCTTCCGTTTGTCACATTTTGGTGAAAAACAATCTCGATGTTGTTACTGCCAACATTTCCTCAGATGATGCTAACACCATTATTGTGATTCATGTCCGT gttgataataatcatattaacattccTCGTGAACTTGCGGGAGAAGTTCTTTACGAAGAAATATATAAGAAAGTTGCGAATGAGATAATGCTTATTGTTAACAATGGAGTCACAGAATGA